One window from the genome of Corynebacterium sp. SCR221107 encodes:
- the hpf gene encoding ribosome hibernation-promoting factor, HPF/YfiA family codes for MTTPAASNDSLSPDVKVAITGRNVEVPEHFAERVNAKLAKIARLDPTLTFFHVELQHEPNPRRADESDRIQITATGKGHIARAEAKEDSFYAALETALARMERSLRKVKARRSISLSGHRAPLGTGEAAATLAKEAEDARAENNYDEDPYADKVEDVVPGQIVRTKEHSSVPITVDEALGEMELVGHDFFLFVNKENGRPSVVYRRHAFDYGLITLAEESADQE; via the coding sequence ATGACCACGCCTGCTGCTAGCAACGATTCCCTGAGCCCCGATGTCAAGGTGGCCATCACCGGACGCAACGTTGAGGTTCCTGAGCACTTCGCCGAGCGCGTCAACGCGAAGCTCGCCAAGATCGCTCGCCTCGATCCCACGCTGACTTTCTTCCACGTTGAGCTCCAGCACGAGCCGAACCCGCGCCGCGCCGATGAGTCCGACCGCATCCAGATCACCGCCACCGGCAAGGGGCACATCGCCCGCGCAGAAGCAAAGGAAGACAGCTTCTACGCGGCGCTGGAAACTGCGCTGGCTCGCATGGAGCGTTCCCTGCGTAAGGTCAAGGCTCGCCGTTCCATCTCGCTGTCCGGACACCGCGCCCCGCTGGGCACCGGCGAGGCCGCTGCCACCTTGGCCAAGGAAGCCGAGGATGCACGTGCGGAAAACAACTACGACGAGGATCCTTACGCAGACAAGGTGGAGGACGTCGTACCAGGGCAGATTGTTCGTACCAAGGAACACTCCTCTGTACCGATCACCGTTGACGAGGCACTCGGTGAAATGGAACTCGTCGGCCATGACTTCTTCCTCTTTGTAAATAAGGAAAATGGTCGCCCTTCGGTTGTTTACCGTCGCCACGCCTTCGACTACGGCCTGATCACTCTGGCTGAAGAGTCAGCCGACCAGGAGTAG
- a CDS encoding ComF family protein, whose protein sequence is MTTAAIEYLIARGELDWDIVIVPAPTLRASARRRGGDPVTRVARATGFDVAPLLEHSRSVKDQVGLDVSARRSNLSQGVTMVKNWQRIAADRGLFPEPGRGGAYGAVGVGKHRGNVTCAITGGMLVAESIAASRPARAVILLDDVITTGATMAASSAVLTSAGLKIRGGLGWSSA, encoded by the coding sequence ATGACCACGGCGGCTATCGAATACCTCATTGCCCGCGGTGAGCTTGATTGGGACATCGTCATCGTGCCGGCACCTACCTTGCGCGCCTCAGCACGCAGGCGCGGCGGGGATCCAGTAACGCGTGTTGCCCGTGCCACCGGTTTCGATGTCGCGCCGCTGCTCGAGCACAGTCGCAGCGTCAAAGATCAGGTAGGGCTGGACGTGTCGGCTAGACGGTCTAACCTTTCCCAGGGCGTCACTATGGTCAAAAATTGGCAGCGCATCGCGGCAGACCGAGGCCTATTCCCGGAGCCAGGTAGGGGCGGGGCTTACGGTGCGGTAGGCGTCGGAAAGCACAGAGGAAATGTGACCTGTGCTATAACAGGCGGAATGTTGGTTGCGGAATCGATTGCAGCCTCGCGACCTGCGCGGGCGGTCATACTCCTCGATGACGTGATTACGACGGGGGCAACGATGGCGGCGTCTTCCGCCGTACTGACCAGCGCCGGACTAAAAATCAGGGGTGGATTGGGGTGGAGTAGCGCCTAA
- the secA gene encoding preprotein translocase subunit SecA, which yields MFGLSKMLRIGEGRAVKRLKHIADQVIDLEPQYSDLTDEELKAKTAEFKERIAGGETVDDLVLEAFAVAREASWRVLGQKHYPVQVMGGAALHFGNVAEMRTGEGKTLTCVLPAYLNALEGKGVHVVTVNDYLAKRDAEWMGRVHRFLGLSVGVILSDMTPEQRRRAYNADITYGTNNELGFDYLRDNMVRSINDLVQRGHHYAIVDEVDSILIDEARTPLIISGPVDGSSQWYSVFATLAPRMKRDTHYEVDERKRTIGIKEAGVEFIEDQLGIDNLYAPENSQLVSYLNNAIKAKELFNRDKDYIVRNGEVLIVDDFTGRVLAGRRYNEGMHQAIEAKENVEIKNENQTLATITLQNYFRLYDKLSGMTGTAETEAAELHQIYKLNVISIPTNVPPKREDMVDLVYKTQEAKFAAVVDDIEERVEKGQPVLVGTTSVERSEYLSKLLQRRGIKHNVLNAKYHEQEAQIVAKAGLPGAVTVATNMAGRGTDIVLGGNPDIIADINLRERGLDPVETPEEYEAAWDDEIAKVKAQGKKLAEQVREAGGLYVLGTERHESRRIDNQLRGRAGRQGDPGTTRFYLSMRDDLMVRFVGNRMENMMNRLNVPDDVPIADKMVTNSIKGAQASVENQNFEMRKNVLKYDEVMNEQRKVIYAERREILEAADIKDDIQAMIDDTINAYVDGATSAGYVEDWDTESLWNALEGLYGPSFTAKELIDGTEYGAAGELTADQLRQALLDDAHKQYDELETNVTAIGGEKQMRNIERMVILPIIDTKWREHLYEMDYLKEGIGLRAMAQRDPLVEYQKEGGDMFNAMKDGIKEETVRQLFMLRKQFAKQAEAASASEAGTVEA from the coding sequence GTGTTTGGACTTTCCAAGATGCTCCGCATAGGCGAGGGCCGCGCAGTGAAGCGATTGAAGCACATCGCCGACCAAGTCATTGATTTGGAACCGCAGTACTCTGACCTAACGGATGAGGAGCTCAAGGCAAAGACCGCCGAATTCAAAGAGCGCATCGCGGGGGGTGAGACCGTCGATGACCTCGTCCTTGAGGCCTTCGCGGTTGCCCGGGAGGCATCCTGGCGCGTGCTGGGGCAAAAGCACTACCCAGTGCAGGTGATGGGCGGCGCTGCGCTTCACTTCGGCAACGTCGCCGAGATGCGCACCGGTGAAGGCAAGACCCTGACCTGTGTGCTGCCGGCATACCTGAATGCGCTCGAGGGCAAGGGCGTGCACGTGGTGACGGTCAACGACTACTTGGCAAAGCGTGACGCCGAGTGGATGGGCCGTGTTCACCGCTTCCTCGGTCTGAGTGTTGGCGTGATCTTGTCCGACATGACCCCAGAGCAGCGCCGCCGAGCCTACAATGCGGACATCACCTACGGCACGAACAACGAGCTGGGCTTCGATTACTTGCGCGACAATATGGTGCGCAGCATCAATGACCTGGTTCAGCGTGGCCACCACTACGCTATCGTCGACGAGGTTGACTCGATCCTCATCGACGAGGCGCGTACCCCGCTGATTATTTCTGGCCCTGTTGACGGCTCCTCCCAGTGGTACTCCGTGTTTGCCACCCTGGCACCGCGCATGAAGCGCGACACTCACTATGAGGTCGATGAGCGCAAGCGCACCATCGGCATCAAAGAAGCCGGTGTCGAATTCATCGAGGATCAGCTCGGCATCGACAACTTGTACGCGCCGGAAAACTCCCAGCTCGTGAGCTACCTCAACAACGCGATCAAAGCCAAGGAGCTGTTTAACCGCGATAAGGACTACATCGTACGCAACGGCGAGGTCCTCATCGTCGACGACTTCACCGGCCGAGTGCTGGCTGGCCGACGTTACAACGAGGGAATGCATCAGGCGATCGAGGCGAAGGAAAACGTCGAGATCAAGAACGAAAACCAAACCCTGGCTACCATCACCCTGCAGAACTACTTCCGTCTCTATGACAAGCTTTCCGGTATGACTGGTACCGCTGAGACTGAGGCGGCCGAGCTGCACCAGATCTACAAGCTCAACGTTATCTCGATTCCGACCAACGTTCCGCCGAAGCGCGAGGACATGGTTGACCTGGTCTACAAGACTCAGGAAGCCAAGTTTGCGGCTGTGGTTGATGACATTGAGGAGCGCGTGGAGAAGGGCCAGCCGGTTCTGGTTGGTACCACTTCCGTGGAACGATCTGAGTACCTGTCCAAGCTGCTGCAGCGTCGTGGCATCAAGCATAACGTGCTCAACGCCAAGTATCATGAGCAGGAGGCGCAGATCGTGGCCAAGGCGGGTCTGCCAGGGGCGGTGACCGTTGCGACCAACATGGCTGGTCGTGGTACCGATATCGTGCTGGGCGGTAACCCGGACATCATCGCTGACATTAACCTGCGCGAGCGCGGGCTCGATCCGGTGGAAACCCCGGAGGAGTACGAGGCCGCGTGGGACGATGAGATTGCCAAGGTCAAGGCGCAGGGCAAGAAGCTTGCCGAGCAGGTGCGCGAGGCCGGCGGACTGTACGTGCTCGGCACCGAGCGCCACGAGTCGCGCCGCATCGACAACCAGCTGCGTGGTCGTGCCGGCCGTCAGGGCGATCCGGGTACCACCCGTTTCTATCTGTCCATGCGCGATGATCTCATGGTTCGCTTCGTGGGTAACCGCATGGAAAACATGATGAACCGCCTCAACGTCCCGGATGACGTGCCGATCGCTGACAAGATGGTCACCAACTCCATCAAGGGCGCTCAGGCCTCCGTGGAAAACCAGAATTTCGAGATGCGCAAGAACGTGCTCAAGTATGACGAGGTCATGAACGAGCAGCGCAAGGTTATCTACGCCGAGCGCCGCGAAATTCTCGAGGCTGCTGATATCAAGGATGACATCCAGGCGATGATCGATGACACGATCAACGCCTATGTCGATGGCGCCACCTCCGCCGGCTATGTCGAGGACTGGGACACGGAGTCTTTGTGGAACGCCCTTGAGGGACTTTATGGTCCTTCGTTTACCGCCAAGGAGCTTATCGACGGGACCGAGTACGGCGCTGCAGGTGAGCTCACCGCCGATCAGTTGCGCCAGGCCCTGCTTGACGACGCCCACAAGCAGTACGACGAGCTGGAGACCAACGTCACCGCCATCGGCGGCGAGAAGCAGATGCGCAACATTGAGCGGATGGTGATCCTGCCGATCATCGACACCAAGTGGCGCGAGCACCTCTATGAGATGGACTATCTCAAGGAGGGCATCGGCCTGCGTGCTATGGCGCAGCGCGACCCGCTGGTGGAATACCAGAAGGAAGGTGGCGACATGTTCAACGCCATGAAGGATGGCATCAAGGAAGAGACCGTCCGACAGCTCTTCATGTTGCGCAAGCAGTTTGCCAAGCAAGCCGAAGCGGCCTCGGCTAGCGAGGCAGGTACGGTCGAGGCCTAG
- a CDS encoding LpqB family beta-propeller domain-containing protein: MIKHAKVMLGVLMGASLVAGCSTLPSQSDPQALRPFEGAQASQAQGPEPDRAPDLLIRDFYAALAQPNQQYQLARTYLTPDASAAWNPDLTINVVDRLDVNVAQPGDLSSPTGSEEMSPDINGDNTATLAAAAAESTADVAQSESQLAQATYRVSGLIVGQVEVGGGYVPNTQSLNETIELQKVDGQWRISSLPNSIVVEKTELRNRYSSHSVYFFEPGGGTLVSDRRWLYSGSSSLDTALISLIVEGPSHTLAPGVLNELPAEAAFAGITNGVYQLTGVAKLNDDAQRRLAAQLVWTLALADIPGPYHLAFDGANVVSKGTGSTDLTVDDFAEFNPQAATSSIGSLFAIRGGQLVQVTGNQATPVAGALGQMTSIESADIASSTATVALVSATGEDESKDSRLLLAGQDGATTEILKARTLSRPTFEYGATSVWTVLDGETVVRISRSAGSGDIAQTTVDTTALGEDPSPIESLRLSYTGVRAAFIIAGRVFVATVSRPNAGERKLTNVQQYAADADLEARTLDWQPDGSLVVGTSNPERPVWRIEQDGSNSQTMPAANIQAPVDAVAATSSNVYVTDSRAALELSTTGTSSTFWREVQGLEGGRNIPIVSR; encoded by the coding sequence GTGATCAAACACGCAAAGGTGATGCTTGGTGTGCTCATGGGCGCGAGCTTAGTTGCGGGCTGTTCGACGTTGCCTTCGCAGTCGGATCCGCAGGCGTTGCGTCCTTTCGAGGGAGCACAGGCCAGCCAGGCGCAGGGCCCCGAACCCGATCGGGCGCCAGACTTGCTCATCCGTGACTTCTACGCGGCCCTGGCACAGCCCAACCAGCAGTACCAGCTGGCGCGTACGTATCTGACACCGGATGCCTCAGCAGCCTGGAATCCGGACCTGACCATCAACGTGGTCGATCGCCTCGACGTCAACGTCGCGCAGCCCGGCGACCTTTCTTCGCCGACGGGCAGCGAAGAAATGAGCCCAGACATCAACGGCGACAATACGGCCACGCTCGCCGCCGCAGCCGCAGAATCCACGGCGGATGTGGCGCAATCGGAAAGTCAACTGGCACAGGCCACCTACCGGGTATCCGGGCTCATCGTCGGCCAGGTGGAAGTCGGTGGCGGGTACGTGCCCAACACCCAGTCGTTGAATGAAACCATCGAACTGCAAAAGGTTGACGGGCAATGGCGGATCAGTTCCTTGCCGAACTCCATCGTCGTCGAGAAGACCGAGCTGCGCAACCGCTATTCCTCGCACAGTGTGTATTTCTTTGAACCGGGCGGCGGGACGCTCGTTAGCGACCGACGTTGGTTGTATTCTGGATCCAGCTCGTTGGATACGGCGTTGATTTCACTTATCGTGGAAGGACCTTCTCATACCCTCGCCCCCGGCGTGCTCAACGAGCTGCCTGCGGAGGCGGCGTTTGCGGGGATCACTAACGGCGTCTATCAGCTCACTGGCGTTGCCAAGCTTAACGACGATGCCCAGCGTCGCCTTGCCGCCCAGCTTGTCTGGACCCTTGCGCTTGCGGACATCCCGGGCCCCTATCACCTCGCCTTCGACGGTGCCAACGTGGTCTCCAAGGGCACGGGCTCCACTGACCTTACCGTGGACGATTTCGCCGAATTCAACCCCCAAGCGGCTACAAGCAGCATTGGTTCGCTTTTCGCCATCCGTGGAGGGCAGTTGGTGCAGGTCACCGGCAATCAAGCGACCCCAGTCGCCGGCGCGCTTGGCCAAATGACCTCCATCGAATCTGCAGACATTGCCTCTTCGACTGCTACTGTGGCGCTAGTGTCGGCAACCGGTGAGGATGAATCTAAGGACTCGCGCTTACTGCTGGCCGGTCAAGACGGTGCGACCACTGAGATCCTCAAAGCCCGCACCTTGTCGCGCCCGACTTTCGAATACGGAGCCACCAGCGTGTGGACCGTCCTTGATGGGGAAACGGTGGTGCGTATTTCTCGCTCGGCGGGCAGCGGCGACATCGCCCAGACCACGGTGGACACCACAGCATTGGGAGAGGATCCAAGCCCGATTGAATCGCTGCGCCTGTCGTACACGGGAGTGCGCGCGGCCTTCATCATCGCCGGACGGGTCTTCGTGGCCACGGTGTCCCGGCCAAATGCCGGCGAGCGCAAGCTCACGAACGTCCAGCAATATGCCGCCGACGCCGACCTCGAAGCCCGCACGCTTGACTGGCAACCCGATGGATCGCTGGTGGTGGGCACCTCCAATCCTGAGAGGCCAGTGTGGCGCATCGAGCAGGACGGATCCAACTCCCAGACGATGCCCGCGGCAAATATCCAAGCACCTGTCGATGCCGTCGCTGCTACCTCGTCGAATGTCTACGTCACAGATTCCCGTGCTGCACTCGAACTTTCCACCACCGGCACGAGCTCGACCTTCTGGCGTGAGGTTCAGGGGTTAGAAGGCGGGCGTAATATCCCTATCGTCTCGCGTTAG